The genomic region GCCAATGCCATTGCCGGTGCTCCCCCAAGCTATCCCAAGAGGACGAGCAAAAAGATCTCCCTGGCACCCCGCATCGGTGTCTCGTATCCGATGACGGCGAGTGCGGCCCTCTTTTTTGCGTACGGGCACTTTTACCAGATGCCCGCCCTGGGCCAAATCTTCTCCAACTCAGACTATCAGGTGCTCGATGAACTCCAGGCAGGGGGGATAAGCTACGGCGTGATGGGCAACCCGGACATCAAGCCGGAGCGCACAGTGCAGTACGAGTTTGGCTACAAACACGCGCTCACCCCTTTCCTCGGCCTGGATGTGAGCATTTTCTACAAAGACATCCGCGACCTGTTGGGCGTGGAGTTTGTGTCCACGTATGCTGCCGCTGAGTACGCGCGGCTGACCAATGTGGATTTTGGCAACGTACTCGGTTTCACGGTTGCTGTGGACCAGCGGCGCATAGGTCCGGTGAGTACAATGGTCGACTACACCTGGCAGAAAGCGATGGGCAACTCCAGCGACCCTCGCGAGACAGCCACTAGAGCCGCAGCAGGGGAGGACCCGCGTCCGCGGCAGATACCGCTGAACTGGGATCAGCGCCACACCCTCAACGCCACCGTGCTCCTCGAGTCCCCGAGGAATTTCGCAGTGAGTGCCGTGCTTCGCTACGGGAGCGGCCAGCCTTATACTCCGTCGCTGAAGGCGGGCTTTGGCGGTGGCCTCGAGACCAACTCCGGACGCAAGCCGCCCTTTTTCCGCGTCGACCTACGGGCCGAAAAGTACTTTCAGGTGCGTGGCATGACGGTAAGCCTGTTCTCGCGGGTGGTGAACCTGCTGGACACCAGGTTCGTCAACGGGTTTGTCTTCGATGACACAGGAAGTCCCGACTACTCGCTCAATCCGGTGGGGCAGCGCGCTACGCTGGCCAACCCGGGCCGGTACTATCCGCCGCGGCGCGTGGAGTTGGGGATTGCGGTCAGTTCGGCACAGTGAGCAATTAGGGAGAATGAGCGGATGAGCCGCAAGATCGGTATTCTTGTGCTGGCGATTCTTGGGGCGTGGCAGGTGGCTGGCTACGCGCAGCTCCAGCCAGTGGTACCCCAGGAGATGCGCGGGCGGGTGGATGCGGAGCGCGCCGGGTTCCACGACGCCGCCAACATCCGTACCGTCTTCTACAACTATGGCATGGTGGGCGACTATCCGCCAGACCCCGGCAACGTCGACCTGAGCGTCTTCCACTCTGCCGAGGTGCCCAAAGGGAGCGGCCTCAACTACACCGATGGTATCACGCCCTTTGTGCTCGCCAAGGTCCGCGACCGCAAGGGGCGCGATGTCTACATCATGGAGACCGGCTATCGGGAGCGACAGGGAACAAGCCCATTGCGCAATCGGGTGATGCGGTTTGAACCGCGTCCCGGCTACTTCCAAGCAGATCCCAGCATCAATAAGGGGCGCTCG from Calditrichota bacterium harbors:
- a CDS encoding TonB-dependent receptor, translating into EVYLADYMFTTGPRRGVDDRFRPLAIQNYQFSLSGPTGLPKTYFLFSTRRFVDNGYIFGERRFVPTDRADFEKKVFTPTGDGKELPLEYTKELSGVVKLTNRSLKDVQVDYQAIYNAIRGKRYNFAFRLNPDGMSTQRTFSLVHGIDWTHTLSGNTFYNLSLRQNYFDYRDHVYEDVYDPRYDAAGPPIGDYNYELGAVVQGVDLTRFRQRTNAVVAKGAITSQLTRTLLCKAGAEAQVATVQFGVPGYVVGTGGTLITRHVNEPPDYPDVATYRPVSLMAYGQGQLEWRDFIVRAGVRLEYFDARATVPSDLQNPANAIAGAPPSYPKRTSKKISLAPRIGVSYPMTASAALFFAYGHFYQMPALGQIFSNSDYQVLDELQAGGISYGVMGNPDIKPERTVQYEFGYKHALTPFLGLDVSIFYKDIRDLLGVEFVSTYAAAEYARLTNVDFGNVLGFTVAVDQRRIGPVSTMVDYTWQKAMGNSSDPRETATRAAAGEDPRPRQIPLNWDQRHTLNATVLLESPRNFAVSAVLRYGSGQPYTPSLKAGFGGGLETNSGRKPPFFRVDLRAEKYFQVRGMTVSLFSRVVNLLDTRFVNGFVFDDTGSPDYSLNPVGQRATLANPGRYYPPRRVELGIAVSSAQ